The following proteins are co-located in the Polymorphospora rubra genome:
- a CDS encoding class I SAM-dependent methyltransferase, with translation MPDGWQWDQTLFRGSAAYYDQGRLPYAPGFADRLVETLGLDGQGRLLDVGCGPGTVTLALAGHFASVVGVDPDPDMLAEARRRALRLGVDNAYWVGARAEDLPAGLGVFQTVLFAQSFHWTDRDRVAATVFDMLVPGGAFVHMSDHKEPPAQPAPLPHPAPPFGRIHALVRDYLGEVRRAGQGVLVNGTPDREDLVVERAGFEGFQRLIVPAGEVVERSADDVVAWVFSRSDSAPHLFGDRRDEFEYDLRGVLRDASPDGVFAEQLPDTEIMLWRKPPQ, from the coding sequence ATGCCCGACGGCTGGCAGTGGGACCAGACCCTGTTCCGTGGCAGCGCCGCCTACTACGACCAGGGCCGGCTGCCGTACGCGCCAGGGTTCGCCGACCGGCTCGTCGAGACGCTCGGGCTGGACGGGCAGGGCCGACTCCTCGATGTCGGATGTGGCCCCGGCACGGTCACCCTGGCACTCGCCGGACACTTCGCCTCGGTTGTCGGCGTCGACCCGGATCCCGACATGCTCGCCGAGGCGCGTCGCCGTGCGCTGCGGCTCGGCGTCGACAACGCGTACTGGGTCGGGGCCCGCGCCGAGGACCTGCCGGCCGGGCTCGGTGTGTTCCAGACGGTGCTGTTCGCGCAGTCGTTCCACTGGACCGACCGCGACCGGGTGGCCGCGACCGTGTTCGACATGCTGGTGCCGGGCGGGGCGTTCGTGCACATGAGCGACCACAAGGAGCCGCCGGCACAGCCGGCACCGCTGCCGCACCCGGCGCCGCCGTTCGGGCGGATCCACGCGCTGGTCCGCGACTACCTGGGCGAGGTACGCCGCGCCGGGCAGGGCGTGCTCGTCAACGGCACGCCGGACCGGGAGGATCTGGTGGTGGAGCGGGCCGGATTCGAAGGGTTCCAGCGGTTGATCGTGCCGGCCGGCGAGGTCGTCGAGCGCAGCGCGGACGACGTCGTCGCGTGGGTGTTCTCCCGGTCGGACTCGGCGCCGCACCTGTTCGGCGACCGGCGCGACGAGTTCGAGTACGACCTGCGCGGGGTGCTGCGCGACGCGTCGCCGGACGGGGTCTTCGCCGAGCAGTTGCCGGACACCGAGATCATGCTCTGGCGCAAACCGCCTCAATGA
- a CDS encoding ABC transporter ATP-binding protein, which yields MWWESGWQARAGAGVLAVFAELPRLVVTALAISWRADRVRTSAVGVATVGAGVMAAFGLLATQRVLVELFAGGPTPDRVTAAIPALAALAAATAVRAGLGIATGYAQNGLTPRVDREVERGLFEVTTAVRLDAFDADAFADDMERASRGTDSAISLVQGVMNLLAGVAGLLAVAVAVVVIHPLLLVALLLATAPGGYAALRAGHQRYQTYLAGSVRRRRLWLLHRLMAERASAPELRSYGLRGFLLDQYDRVMGVETQIQIALARRVTTTTAVGRVVGGIATGGVYILLAVLLLNGRIPLAAAATCVIAVQAAQRALATATFQVDQIYSEGQHFGDYTGFMERAADHLPDPADTGRPEPGALQQLTVRGVSLSYPDRDEPAVDDVTLTIRAGQTVAFVGENGSGKTTLAAMIAGLRTPNAGGIEWNGTELRRWDPATLRARIAVVTQEYHKWPFTAATNIAIGDTDTEPDQARIEAAAARAVAHDMIRDLPHGYETLLDRTFAGGQDLSGGQWQRITAARGFMRDAELLIMDEPSSALDPRAEDALFQAIRHRQGRATTILITHRLANVRHADHIYVLDHGNLIESGTHDQLITAGGHYAELFALQAAGYRAVAA from the coding sequence ATGTGGTGGGAGTCCGGATGGCAGGCCCGCGCCGGCGCCGGCGTGCTCGCGGTGTTCGCCGAGCTGCCACGCCTGGTGGTGACGGCGTTGGCGATCAGCTGGCGGGCCGACCGGGTCCGTACGTCGGCGGTCGGTGTCGCGACCGTGGGCGCGGGGGTGATGGCCGCCTTCGGGCTGCTCGCCACCCAGCGCGTACTGGTGGAACTGTTCGCCGGCGGCCCGACCCCGGACCGGGTGACCGCCGCGATACCGGCCCTGGCGGCGTTGGCGGCGGCGACCGCGGTGCGGGCCGGGCTGGGGATCGCGACCGGGTACGCGCAGAACGGGTTGACGCCGAGGGTGGACCGGGAGGTCGAGCGGGGCCTGTTCGAGGTGACCACCGCGGTACGGCTGGACGCCTTCGACGCCGACGCGTTCGCCGACGACATGGAACGCGCCTCACGCGGCACCGACTCGGCGATCTCGCTGGTGCAGGGGGTGATGAACCTGCTCGCCGGGGTCGCCGGCCTGCTCGCGGTGGCGGTCGCGGTCGTGGTGATCCATCCGCTGCTGCTGGTCGCGTTGCTACTGGCCACCGCACCCGGCGGGTACGCGGCGCTGCGGGCCGGTCACCAGCGCTACCAGACGTACCTGGCCGGGTCGGTGCGCCGCCGCCGGTTGTGGCTCCTGCACCGGCTGATGGCCGAACGGGCGTCGGCGCCGGAGCTGCGCTCGTACGGGCTGCGTGGATTCCTGCTCGACCAGTACGACCGGGTCATGGGCGTCGAGACCCAGATCCAGATCGCCCTGGCCCGCAGGGTCACCACGACCACCGCCGTGGGCAGGGTCGTCGGCGGGATCGCCACCGGCGGCGTCTACATCCTGCTGGCGGTGCTGCTGCTGAACGGGCGGATTCCGCTCGCGGCCGCGGCGACGTGTGTGATCGCGGTCCAGGCGGCACAGCGGGCGCTGGCCACGGCCACGTTCCAGGTCGACCAGATCTACAGCGAGGGGCAGCACTTCGGTGACTACACCGGCTTCATGGAGCGGGCCGCCGACCACCTGCCCGACCCGGCCGACACCGGTCGGCCCGAACCCGGCGCGCTCCAGCAACTCACCGTCCGCGGCGTCAGCCTGTCCTACCCCGACCGCGACGAGCCCGCCGTCGACGACGTCACGCTCACCATCCGCGCCGGGCAGACGGTCGCGTTCGTCGGAGAGAACGGCTCCGGCAAGACCACCCTCGCCGCGATGATCGCCGGACTACGGACCCCGAACGCCGGCGGCATCGAATGGAACGGCACCGAGCTGCGCCGGTGGGACCCGGCCACGCTGCGGGCCAGGATCGCCGTCGTCACGCAGGAGTACCACAAGTGGCCGTTCACCGCCGCGACCAACATCGCCATCGGCGACACCGACACCGAGCCGGACCAGGCCCGGATCGAGGCCGCCGCCGCACGGGCGGTCGCCCACGACATGATCCGCGACCTGCCGCACGGCTACGAGACCCTGCTCGACCGGACCTTCGCCGGCGGCCAGGACCTGTCCGGCGGCCAGTGGCAGCGGATCACCGCCGCCCGCGGCTTCATGCGCGACGCCGAACTGCTGATCATGGACGAGCCGTCGTCCGCCCTGGACCCGCGCGCCGAAGACGCCCTCTTCCAGGCCATCCGGCACCGGCAGGGCAGGGCGACCACGATCCTGATCACCCACCGGCTGGCCAACGTCCGGCACGCCGACCACATCTACGTTCTCGACCACGGCAACCTGATCGAGTCCGGCACCCACGACCAGCTCATCACCGCCGGCGGACACTACGCCGAACTGTTCGCCCTCCAGGCCGCCGGCTACCGCGCCGTCGCGGCGTAA
- a CDS encoding PP2C family protein-serine/threonine phosphatase, giving the protein MQELFERAGALRAAYQRVDWASTPLGPVESWTPTLRATVDLALQTRFPVTLFWGPELVLVYNEAYVPMIGDKHPAALGTPASAVFSEIWDSIGPMLTGVLSGERATWSEDLELFMDRHGFAEQCFFTFSYSAVRSPEGQVEGVIDIAAETTGQVVSRRRLVLLAQLTEALKDLDDPQRILRQAVTVLRANAQDLLDADILLPAVAVRESATALPAVPPSVSGDRDMVVEELGGRTVVRLRLATSSPVRQNPVLVARLNPHLPVDDGYIRFVRLVGVAITQAFDRAQARQTERRIAELERQMSESLQRSLLTPPARPEHVEVAVRYQPAAAQMQVGGDWYDAFLLPDGVLALVIGDVTGHDPRAAAGMAQIRNLLRGVATTLRKPPSFVLAALDTALDTLAVNALATAVLAHVEQSDEQATDRRWTLRWSNAGHPPPVLIRPDGVATLLWTPTDTMLGVQPDAVRRDHAATLEPGSTVVLYTDGLIDRRGVLIDDGLADLTRALTDRQSLSAEQVCDHLLARYADQSDDDIALVVLRVPPDIAADVERRDAHA; this is encoded by the coding sequence GTGCAGGAGTTGTTCGAGCGGGCCGGGGCGCTGCGTGCGGCGTACCAGCGGGTGGACTGGGCGTCTACGCCGTTGGGGCCGGTCGAGTCGTGGACCCCGACGCTGCGCGCGACGGTGGACCTGGCTCTTCAGACGCGGTTCCCCGTCACGCTGTTCTGGGGGCCGGAGCTGGTACTGGTCTACAACGAGGCGTACGTCCCGATGATCGGTGACAAGCATCCCGCCGCTCTCGGTACGCCGGCGTCGGCGGTGTTCTCGGAGATCTGGGACAGCATCGGGCCCATGCTGACCGGTGTGCTGTCCGGCGAGCGGGCGACGTGGTCGGAAGACCTTGAGCTGTTCATGGACCGGCACGGGTTCGCCGAGCAGTGCTTCTTCACGTTCTCCTACTCGGCGGTACGCAGTCCGGAGGGGCAGGTCGAGGGTGTCATCGACATCGCTGCCGAAACCACGGGGCAGGTGGTGTCCCGTCGCCGGCTGGTGCTGCTGGCCCAACTGACCGAGGCGCTCAAGGACCTCGACGACCCGCAGCGGATCCTGCGGCAGGCTGTCACGGTGCTGCGGGCCAACGCCCAGGACCTGCTGGATGCCGACATACTGCTGCCCGCAGTCGCCGTCCGCGAGAGCGCGACGGCGTTGCCGGCTGTGCCGCCGTCGGTGTCCGGAGACCGGGACATGGTCGTCGAGGAGCTGGGCGGACGGACGGTGGTGCGGCTGCGGCTGGCCACATCGTCACCGGTGCGGCAGAACCCGGTCCTGGTGGCCAGGCTCAACCCGCATCTGCCCGTCGACGACGGCTACATCCGGTTCGTACGGCTGGTCGGTGTGGCGATCACGCAGGCGTTCGACCGGGCCCAGGCCCGGCAGACCGAACGGCGTATCGCCGAACTCGAACGGCAGATGTCCGAGTCGCTGCAGCGAAGTCTGCTCACCCCGCCGGCCCGGCCCGAGCACGTCGAGGTGGCGGTGCGTTACCAGCCCGCCGCGGCGCAGATGCAGGTCGGCGGCGACTGGTACGACGCGTTCCTGCTTCCTGACGGTGTTCTGGCGCTGGTCATCGGTGACGTCACCGGCCATGACCCGCGCGCCGCGGCAGGCATGGCCCAGATCCGAAACCTGCTGCGCGGGGTGGCCACCACGCTGCGCAAGCCGCCCAGTTTCGTGCTCGCCGCCCTGGACACGGCCCTGGACACCCTGGCGGTCAACGCCCTCGCCACCGCCGTGCTCGCCCACGTCGAACAGAGCGACGAGCAGGCCACGGATCGCCGGTGGACCCTGCGGTGGTCGAACGCCGGGCATCCGCCACCGGTGCTCATCCGACCCGACGGCGTCGCCACGCTGCTGTGGACACCCACGGACACCATGCTCGGTGTGCAGCCCGATGCCGTACGGCGTGACCACGCCGCCACCCTGGAGCCGGGCTCCACCGTGGTTCTCTACACAGACGGGCTCATCGACCGTCGCGGCGTGCTGATCGATGACGGCCTGGCCGACCTCACCCGTGCGCTCACCGACCGGCAGAGCCTGTCCGCCGAACAGGTGTGTGACCACCTGCTCGCCCGCTACGCCGACCAAAGCGATGACGACATCGCCCTGGTCGTGCTGCGTGTCCCTCCGGACATCGCCGCCGACGTCGAACGTCGCGATGCGCACGCCTAG
- a CDS encoding GNAT family N-acetyltransferase yields the protein MQLQQLGARHRDAVLDFETVNRDYFAATVPDRGDDFFTDYPARHTALLALQEAGTDRFHVLTADDGTIIGRVNLTHISGGEAEIGYRIARDFAGRGLATEAVRQACHLARSAYGLERLHAATTTDNHGSRTVLLRNGFTVVGETTLGGRPAHLFTRELEP from the coding sequence GTGCAACTGCAGCAACTCGGCGCCCGGCACCGCGACGCCGTCCTCGACTTCGAGACGGTGAACCGCGACTACTTCGCCGCGACAGTTCCCGACCGGGGCGACGACTTCTTCACCGACTATCCCGCCCGCCACACCGCCCTGCTCGCGCTGCAGGAAGCAGGCACCGACCGCTTCCACGTCCTGACCGCCGACGACGGCACGATCATCGGCCGGGTCAACCTCACCCACATCAGCGGTGGCGAAGCCGAGATCGGCTACCGGATCGCCCGCGACTTCGCCGGCCGCGGCCTGGCCACCGAAGCTGTCCGCCAGGCCTGCCACCTCGCCCGCTCCGCGTACGGCCTCGAACGCCTCCATGCGGCCACCACCACGGACAACCACGGCTCCAGGACGGTCCTGCTCCGCAACGGCTTCACGGTCGTCGGCGAAACCACGTTGGGCGGCCGCCCCGCCCACCTGTTCACCCGCGAACTGGAACCCTAG
- a CDS encoding matrixin family metalloprotease, with amino-acid sequence MRISPTGSGPKGPVTRTRTWRRAVGLATAALLGALSVVVIQQSANAYAFIGCKWNTSAVRYYVPSPLLSFPTWLNAGDSWAGLDASLTWINSNVHIHATNESRGNTVVWTGVTRHRGTLQDMPPCPGGIFTAGQVEVVLNWTAISGYSNAQKQGVAAHEFGHALGLAHTTTTPIKLMYPYDSNRHSAGVTTPQSDDRAGINALY; translated from the coding sequence ATGCGAATCAGTCCAACCGGTTCAGGCCCGAAGGGGCCGGTCACAAGAACCAGAACATGGCGGCGGGCGGTCGGCCTGGCGACCGCCGCGCTGCTGGGCGCCCTGTCGGTCGTGGTCATCCAGCAGAGCGCGAACGCCTACGCGTTCATCGGATGCAAGTGGAACACCTCCGCGGTCCGGTACTACGTACCGTCACCCCTGCTGTCGTTCCCGACCTGGCTCAACGCCGGTGACTCCTGGGCCGGCCTCGACGCGTCACTGACCTGGATCAACTCCAACGTCCACATCCACGCGACGAACGAGAGCCGCGGCAACACCGTCGTCTGGACCGGCGTGACCCGCCACCGTGGCACCCTGCAGGACATGCCGCCCTGCCCCGGCGGCATCTTCACCGCCGGCCAGGTCGAGGTGGTCCTCAACTGGACGGCGATCAGCGGCTACAGCAACGCCCAGAAGCAGGGGGTGGCGGCACATGAGTTCGGACACGCCCTCGGCCTGGCGCACACCACGACGACACCGATCAAGCTCATGTACCCGTACGACAGCAACCGGCACAGCGCAGGCGTCACGACCCCGCAAAGCGACGACAGGGCAGGCATCAATGCGCTCTACTGA